A region from the uncultured Draconibacterium sp. genome encodes:
- a CDS encoding NAD-dependent deacylase — MKKLVVLSGAGMSQESGLKTFRDMGGLWENYDVTEVATPEAWHKDPSLVLRFYNERRKQLFAAEPNGGHFGIAELEKWFDVHVVTQNVDNLHERAGSTKVLHLHGELMKARSTVDPFLVYELDHWALDPGDLCEKGSQLRPHIVWFGEGVPEIPRAIKVVQQADILVVIGTSLAVYPAASLVNYVKRNTPVFVIDPNRPEVYNENVSYIEKKAELGVRILKEKLEKLK, encoded by the coding sequence ATGAAAAAACTAGTGGTTCTTTCGGGTGCCGGCATGAGCCAGGAAAGCGGATTAAAAACTTTCAGAGACATGGGAGGGTTGTGGGAAAACTACGATGTTACAGAGGTAGCCACTCCTGAAGCCTGGCACAAAGACCCATCGCTGGTGTTGCGTTTTTATAACGAACGCCGCAAACAACTTTTTGCTGCCGAGCCCAATGGAGGTCATTTCGGAATTGCCGAATTAGAAAAATGGTTTGACGTGCACGTTGTTACCCAAAATGTTGACAACCTGCACGAAAGAGCAGGCAGTACAAAGGTTTTACACTTACACGGCGAACTCATGAAAGCCCGAAGCACTGTTGATCCGTTTTTGGTTTACGAACTTGATCATTGGGCGCTGGACCCGGGAGATTTATGCGAAAAAGGGAGTCAGCTGCGTCCGCACATTGTTTGGTTTGGCGAGGGTGTGCCCGAAATACCCAGGGCCATTAAAGTTGTTCAGCAAGCCGATATATTGGTGGTAATTGGTACTTCGCTGGCGGTATACCCGGCTGCCAGCCTGGTAAATTATGTAAAACGAAATACTCCAGTTTTTGTTATCGACCCAAACCGGCCTGAAGTGTATAACGAAAATGTTTCGTATATCGAAAAAAAAGCTGAACTTGGGGTGAGGATTTTAAAAGAGAAACTGGAAAAACTGAAATAG
- a CDS encoding porin family protein produces the protein MKRILLVFGLLFLAGFAFAQRFDAGLIAGFNGTQVEGDNLKGYHKVGVLGGIFVQTDIAPAIVAGMEIKYSQKGSRRKFDPKQADEDLVDKYIMRLGYIDIPLFMAFRTNDRSMIIGGIAPGILLHSKELNSDGEIPEQDRQEFNTFDLQPFVGFQFDFLEHASVDLRFALSVIPCSDKAETNYYFHNGLFNNVISLALYYRLGR, from the coding sequence ATGAAACGAATTTTACTTGTTTTTGGATTACTTTTTTTAGCAGGGTTTGCTTTTGCCCAGCGTTTTGATGCCGGACTGATTGCCGGTTTTAACGGCACCCAGGTTGAAGGTGACAATTTAAAAGGCTATCACAAAGTTGGAGTATTGGGTGGTATTTTTGTGCAAACCGATATTGCACCGGCAATAGTGGCTGGTATGGAAATAAAATACTCGCAAAAAGGCTCGCGAAGAAAGTTTGACCCAAAGCAAGCAGATGAAGACCTTGTTGACAAATACATTATGCGCTTAGGGTACATCGATATTCCACTTTTTATGGCCTTTAGAACCAACGACAGAAGTATGATTATTGGTGGAATTGCGCCCGGGATATTACTACATTCAAAAGAATTAAACAGCGATGGCGAGATTCCGGAACAGGACCGGCAGGAATTTAATACTTTTGACTTACAGCCTTTTGTTGGTTTTCAATTTGATTTTTTAGAGCATGCTTCGGTTGACTTGCGATTTGCCTTATCGGTAATTCCGTGCAGCGACAAAGCAGAAACCAATTATTATTTTCACAACGGACTGTTTAACAATGTTATATCGCTGGCCTTATATTATCGTTTAGGGCGATAA
- a CDS encoding phosphoribosyltransferase family protein, producing MNYLEQSISGLLGLFFPELCVTCGKRLISQERYVCFECWHDLPVTNFHLEPENKVAQLFWGRTTVLNATAFFSYKKGSKYQQLIHFVKYKGLKELGYEAGKKFAYQLVDSPAFATIDMLMPVPLHQRKEKQRGYNQSDWIARGMAEVLQKPVDTKNLYRKEYTATQTRRNRYERWQNVESVFGLREPERVNEKHVLLIDDVVTTGSTLEACAVHLLKQPGTNVSIATLAFADI from the coding sequence ATGAACTATCTTGAACAAAGTATTTCAGGACTTTTAGGGCTGTTTTTCCCTGAACTGTGCGTTACCTGTGGCAAACGATTAATATCGCAGGAACGGTATGTTTGTTTTGAGTGCTGGCACGATTTGCCGGTAACCAATTTTCATTTAGAGCCCGAAAATAAAGTGGCGCAATTATTTTGGGGGCGCACAACTGTTTTAAATGCCACTGCTTTTTTTTCGTATAAAAAGGGAAGTAAATATCAGCAACTCATTCATTTTGTAAAATATAAGGGATTGAAGGAACTCGGTTACGAGGCAGGTAAAAAATTTGCTTATCAACTTGTTGATTCACCAGCTTTTGCAACAATAGATATGCTAATGCCAGTTCCCTTGCATCAGCGTAAAGAAAAACAAAGAGGTTACAACCAAAGTGATTGGATTGCCCGCGGAATGGCAGAGGTACTTCAAAAGCCTGTTGATACGAAAAATCTGTATCGGAAAGAATATACAGCAACGCAAACCCGGAGAAACCGCTACGAAAGGTGGCAAAATGTGGAATCGGTTTTTGGCTTACGAGAACCGGAAAGGGTAAACGAAAAACATGTTTTGCTTATTGACGATGTGGTTACTACCGGGTCAACACTGGAGGCGTGTGCTGTACATTTGTTAAAACAGCCTGGAACCAATGTGAGTATTGCCACCCTGGCTTTCGCTGATATATAA
- a CDS encoding SUMF1/EgtB/PvdO family nonheme iron enzyme gives MLKRFGNYLRKKLLLVLIIGFFIGIAITIYTHKAIEATSTPESCEMCHIHPHVFDSWKLSVHHENRIGMHVGCVDCHLPPKGHGYLKEKIKASARDAYGYFFKDSTEFNWEAKSTLEQAQHFVFKESCIHCHSNLFPLTLTTEGQEAHLYYSQNEDELRCINCHLNVGHYDPNAIHAKNVAFGNAGDETKEKYTTAAVVSAHNDFTETIPGTTIAFNMKAIPGGSFKIGSPETEQERKADEGPQKTVNISPFFMAEIEVSWDEFLAFYSATAAEGRTTDTEGKRTQRDVDAISGPTPPYGQPDQNWGLGNRPAITMSFHAAETYCKWLSQVTGKTYRLATEAEWEYAARGKTTTPFFFDGKPKDFKEKNFIGKLFGQDSDIINNYIVYEKNSGLKTAEPVRVESNPFGLKNMLGNVAEYCSDWYAEDAYSKLPDGISNPKGPASGKEHVVRGGHFKSPVGEVRSAARDYSRTKEWMKTDPQMPKSIWWLSDCNTIGFRVVCEFNEKTGK, from the coding sequence ATGCTAAAACGCTTTGGTAATTACCTGCGAAAAAAACTATTGCTGGTTTTAATTATCGGCTTCTTTATTGGAATTGCAATAACAATTTATACGCATAAAGCCATCGAGGCTACATCAACTCCAGAATCGTGCGAAATGTGTCACATTCATCCGCATGTTTTTGATTCGTGGAAACTTTCTGTTCATCACGAAAACAGGATTGGAATGCATGTGGGATGTGTTGACTGCCATCTTCCGCCCAAAGGACATGGTTATTTAAAAGAAAAGATCAAAGCATCGGCCCGCGATGCTTACGGTTATTTTTTTAAAGATAGTACCGAGTTTAACTGGGAAGCCAAGTCGACACTTGAGCAGGCGCAACATTTCGTTTTTAAAGAATCGTGTATTCATTGCCACAGCAACTTGTTTCCGCTAACTTTAACTACCGAAGGGCAGGAAGCCCACCTTTACTATTCGCAAAACGAAGATGAATTGCGTTGTATTAACTGCCATTTAAACGTAGGCCATTACGATCCGAATGCAATTCATGCTAAAAATGTTGCCTTTGGAAATGCAGGAGACGAAACCAAAGAAAAATACACCACTGCCGCAGTGGTTTCAGCCCACAACGATTTTACCGAAACCATTCCGGGAACCACCATCGCTTTTAATATGAAAGCTATTCCGGGAGGCAGCTTCAAAATAGGTAGTCCTGAAACAGAACAAGAACGCAAGGCAGATGAAGGACCACAAAAAACAGTTAATATTAGCCCGTTTTTTATGGCCGAAATTGAAGTTAGCTGGGATGAATTTCTTGCATTTTACAGCGCTACGGCAGCCGAAGGCAGAACCACCGATACCGAAGGAAAACGAACACAAAGGGATGTAGATGCCATTTCGGGGCCAACTCCTCCGTATGGGCAACCCGACCAAAATTGGGGATTAGGAAACCGTCCGGCAATAACTATGAGCTTTCATGCAGCTGAAACCTATTGTAAATGGTTATCGCAAGTTACCGGAAAAACATACCGCCTGGCAACCGAGGCCGAGTGGGAATATGCAGCTCGTGGCAAAACAACTACTCCTTTCTTTTTTGATGGAAAACCTAAAGATTTTAAAGAGAAAAATTTTATAGGAAAACTATTCGGACAGGACAGCGACATCATCAACAATTATATTGTTTACGAAAAAAACAGTGGCTTAAAAACAGCCGAACCGGTTAGGGTAGAGAGCAATCCTTTTGGGCTTAAAAATATGCTGGGCAACGTCGCTGAATACTGCTCTGACTGGTATGCCGAAGATGCTTACTCGAAACTGCCCGACGGCATCAGCAACCCTAAAGGTCCGGCCTCGGGGAAAGAGCATGTTGTTAGAGGCGGGCATTTTAAAAGCCCTGTTGGCGAAGTACGCAGTGCTGCGCGCGACTATTCCCGCACCAAAGAATGGATGAAAACCGATCCGCAAATGCCCAAAAGTATCTGGTGGTTATCAGATTGCAATACCATAGGTTTTAGGGTAGTTTGTGAATTTAATGAGAAAACAGGAAAATAA
- a CDS encoding Gfo/Idh/MocA family oxidoreductase — protein MSDNNFSRRKFLAGAAAVGAAGAMGVGTLSSCSGGGDAAGGQFDWTKREYPYPPMLDEVPEGKVLKAGVVGCGGRGSGAAVNFLEAGGSTVQVTALGDVFQDRIDSCVEKIKNQTGQEVPAENCFIGFDAFEKVIDSGVDVVILATPPKFRPQHFEAAVKARKHVFMEKPIAVDPVGIRQVLAAAKMADAAGLKVVTGTQRRHQHKYVELFKACNENNAIGKITGANVYWNGGKLWHRDNNTSWSEMEWMIRDWVNWCWLSGDHIVEQHVHNIDVANWFIGELPVKAVGFGSRQRRVTGDQYDNFSIDYVYENGMHIHSMCRQINSCVNNVSETIHGTKGHTFSSGSATPNSITDLDGNELMTFENHETSPYVQEHKNLITCIRQNIPFNEAEATANSVMVAIMGRVSAYTGKEVSWEEMMNSDMKLGPATYIMGDIGYMENAVVPVPGTLEKS, from the coding sequence ATGAGTGACAATAATTTTTCAAGGAGAAAATTTTTAGCCGGAGCTGCAGCTGTTGGAGCAGCCGGGGCCATGGGAGTAGGAACCTTATCATCGTGCTCGGGAGGAGGAGACGCTGCCGGTGGCCAGTTTGACTGGACTAAACGGGAATATCCTTACCCTCCTATGCTGGATGAAGTGCCTGAAGGGAAAGTATTAAAAGCCGGTGTTGTTGGTTGTGGTGGCCGCGGATCGGGTGCTGCAGTAAACTTTCTGGAAGCTGGTGGTTCTACCGTTCAGGTTACGGCACTTGGCGATGTATTTCAAGACCGGATAGACAGCTGCGTTGAAAAGATTAAAAACCAAACCGGGCAGGAAGTGCCGGCAGAAAATTGCTTTATTGGTTTTGATGCCTTCGAAAAAGTAATTGATTCGGGCGTTGATGTGGTTATTTTAGCAACACCACCAAAGTTTCGCCCACAACATTTTGAAGCAGCTGTTAAAGCACGCAAACATGTTTTTATGGAAAAGCCCATTGCTGTTGACCCTGTTGGTATCCGACAGGTACTTGCTGCGGCAAAAATGGCTGATGCTGCCGGCTTAAAAGTTGTAACCGGAACCCAACGTCGACACCAACACAAATATGTAGAGCTGTTTAAAGCCTGTAATGAAAACAATGCGATAGGAAAAATTACAGGAGCCAATGTATATTGGAATGGTGGCAAGCTATGGCACCGCGACAATAATACGAGCTGGAGCGAAATGGAATGGATGATTCGTGATTGGGTAAACTGGTGCTGGCTGTCGGGCGACCATATTGTTGAGCAACACGTGCACAATATTGATGTGGCCAATTGGTTTATTGGCGAACTGCCGGTTAAAGCTGTTGGTTTTGGCTCGCGACAGCGGCGGGTTACCGGCGACCAATATGATAATTTCAGTATCGATTATGTATACGAAAATGGGATGCACATTCATAGCATGTGCCGCCAAATTAACAGCTGTGTAAATAATGTGTCGGAAACAATTCACGGAACAAAAGGCCACACTTTCTCTTCGGGAAGCGCTACGCCAAACAGCATTACCGATTTGGATGGCAATGAGTTAATGACATTCGAAAATCACGAAACCAGTCCTTACGTTCAGGAACACAAGAACCTGATTACCTGTATTCGCCAAAATATACCATTTAATGAGGCTGAAGCAACTGCAAACTCAGTTATGGTGGCCATTATGGGACGCGTATCGGCTTATACAGGAAAAGAAGTAAGCTGGGAAGAAATGATGAACTCGGATATGAAGCTTGGACCAGCAACTTACATTATGGGCGATATTGGCTACATGGAAAATGCCGTTGTACCGGTACCCGGAACACTGGAAAAATCCTGA
- a CDS encoding sulfurtransferase, whose protein sequence is MNKLFLLGLVLLVASAVSAQDLISANELKQNLKNPDYIIVNAAANQKVFIRGAINLPHTTLCTDEPVRNLIKSPADMAAELGKNGVASDKTIVVYDEGSTKYAGRMYWMLKYLGAPNVKMLDGNIKGWKAIRGPIGGATKGKQATFTAKVDANQLATMDEVKKAVGNSSYVIVDAREPGEYAGTAETELARPGHIPSAVNVNYETLVDAKGLLKSNDALASMFESKGITKDKTAIVYCETSVRAGVVYLALKGLGYPNVKVYDGAYLEWQSTASNKVD, encoded by the coding sequence ATGAATAAATTATTTTTATTGGGATTAGTGTTGTTGGTAGCTTCTGCCGTTTCAGCACAAGATTTAATCTCGGCAAATGAGCTTAAACAGAATCTGAAAAATCCGGATTACATTATTGTTAATGCAGCAGCAAATCAAAAAGTGTTTATTCGTGGTGCAATAAACCTTCCGCATACCACATTATGCACTGATGAGCCTGTTCGTAACCTGATTAAATCGCCGGCAGATATGGCGGCTGAGCTTGGAAAGAATGGAGTTGCTTCGGATAAAACAATTGTTGTGTACGACGAGGGGTCGACAAAGTATGCCGGACGAATGTACTGGATGCTTAAATACCTAGGTGCGCCAAATGTTAAAATGCTGGATGGAAACATTAAGGGGTGGAAAGCAATTCGCGGCCCTATTGGTGGTGCTACCAAAGGTAAACAAGCCACATTTACCGCTAAGGTTGATGCCAACCAGTTGGCAACAATGGACGAGGTGAAAAAAGCAGTTGGCAATTCGTCATATGTAATTGTTGATGCACGTGAACCCGGAGAGTATGCAGGAACTGCAGAAACAGAATTAGCACGACCGGGGCATATTCCAAGCGCGGTTAATGTGAATTACGAGACTTTGGTTGACGCAAAAGGACTACTAAAATCTAATGATGCATTGGCCTCGATGTTTGAATCAAAAGGGATTACAAAAGATAAAACGGCTATTGTGTATTGCGAAACCAGTGTAAGGGCCGGTGTTGTTTACCTTGCACTAAAAGGACTTGGATATCCGAATGTAAAAGTTTACGACGGAGCATATTTGGAATGGCAATCTACCGCTTCAAATAAGGTAGATTAG
- a CDS encoding porin, translating into MLRKILVILTAAFFMGYNAQAQGCAEPASDEGVNVFGYLQAQYDYGFAEGDNTNTFGFNRSRIGVMGVIPYDFSYYVMIEASPFKKDGPKAYLLDAFVTYSRYSFAKVSLGSFKSPFGQELSTPCHALHTINRSKFVNELTAPDRDMGLMILGGSDTTLLKYSFAVMNGTGLLVKDSDKYKDLVGRVLVQPNDWMHVGGSFRFGKATSQDETVTEPDERTRLGAEFEIEKFGFLVQGEYIWAEDKGSYLVGGGCGGDPELVQGSVKREGLSIMALYNLTYNLQPVIKYENYNSDISLGNNNMEHVTTIGVNYFFNEWTRLQVNYEYKAEWYGEIPNDMIMVQLQVRF; encoded by the coding sequence ATGTTACGCAAAATATTAGTAATACTAACAGCTGCCTTCTTTATGGGTTATAATGCCCAGGCTCAGGGTTGTGCCGAGCCCGCATCAGATGAAGGTGTAAATGTTTTTGGATACCTGCAGGCACAATACGACTATGGTTTTGCCGAAGGCGATAATACCAATACTTTTGGGTTCAATCGTTCGCGTATTGGCGTAATGGGGGTAATACCATACGATTTTAGCTACTATGTAATGATTGAAGCCAGTCCGTTTAAAAAAGACGGGCCTAAAGCATACTTGCTTGATGCTTTTGTAACCTATAGCCGTTATTCGTTTGCAAAGGTTAGTTTAGGCTCTTTTAAATCGCCATTTGGGCAGGAACTGAGTACTCCGTGCCATGCATTGCATACCATTAACCGCTCTAAATTTGTAAACGAATTAACAGCGCCTGATCGCGATATGGGATTAATGATTTTAGGTGGATCAGACACTACTTTACTGAAGTACTCCTTTGCCGTAATGAACGGTACCGGCCTGCTGGTTAAAGATAGTGATAAGTACAAAGATTTGGTTGGTAGGGTATTGGTTCAGCCAAACGATTGGATGCACGTAGGTGGTAGTTTCCGCTTCGGGAAAGCTACAAGCCAGGACGAAACAGTTACCGAACCCGATGAAAGAACCCGTTTAGGTGCAGAATTTGAAATTGAAAAATTCGGATTTCTTGTACAGGGTGAATATATTTGGGCAGAAGATAAAGGCTCGTACCTTGTTGGTGGTGGCTGTGGCGGCGATCCCGAACTGGTGCAGGGTAGTGTAAAGCGCGAAGGTTTATCGATTATGGCACTTTATAACCTAACCTACAATTTACAGCCAGTTATAAAATACGAAAACTATAACAGCGATATAAGTTTAGGAAATAACAACATGGAACATGTTACAACCATTGGAGTAAATTATTTCTTTAACGAATGGACTCGTTTACAAGTAAACTATGAATATAAAGCTGAATGGTACGGCGAAATTCCGAACGATATGATTATGGTTCAGCTACAAGTAAGATTTTAA
- a CDS encoding rhodanese-like domain-containing protein yields MKKYIFYTLLLAIFASITFTSCKYEDDCDCSGSEPLAYETLTSYLKSIDMDIDHVLKNADDQKFVMGAPADGDLSSKWIMDIRGAADFASAHIEGANNVAFKDILTAAAGADKPIIVVCYTGQTACYATSLLRLYGYHDAQALKWGMSGWNSQFDKWTPNCKDLTNSSNWTTSEASAGSFDAPNWTSTSTNGADILAERVEAVVAAGFKTASGADVLATPGNYYINNYFSADHYSGFGHVNGAVRVNPLLIDDCSKLDPNGKVVTYCYTGQTSAVLTAYLNVLGFDAYSLTFGMNGMSHTNSFWEAGGVTNHWGYDSNPKSLPTVPSN; encoded by the coding sequence ATGAAAAAGTACATTTTTTACACATTACTACTTGCAATTTTTGCATCAATTACCTTTACTTCTTGTAAATACGAAGACGACTGCGATTGTTCAGGTTCGGAACCATTAGCATACGAAACCTTAACCAGTTATTTAAAGTCTATCGATATGGATATTGATCACGTGCTGAAAAATGCCGACGATCAGAAATTTGTTATGGGGGCTCCGGCGGATGGTGATCTTTCATCAAAATGGATTATGGATATTCGCGGGGCAGCAGACTTTGCATCAGCTCATATTGAAGGTGCAAACAACGTAGCCTTTAAGGATATACTTACCGCAGCTGCCGGAGCAGACAAGCCTATAATTGTAGTTTGTTATACCGGACAAACAGCCTGTTATGCAACTTCATTATTACGTTTGTATGGCTACCATGATGCGCAGGCACTAAAATGGGGAATGAGTGGTTGGAACAGCCAATTTGATAAGTGGACACCAAATTGCAAAGACTTAACCAATTCAAGTAACTGGACAACAAGCGAGGCTTCTGCCGGAAGTTTTGATGCGCCCAATTGGACAAGTACTTCAACAAATGGAGCTGATATTCTTGCCGAAAGAGTAGAGGCTGTGGTAGCAGCTGGCTTTAAAACAGCTTCGGGTGCCGATGTTTTGGCCACGCCAGGAAACTACTACATCAATAATTACTTTTCTGCCGACCATTATTCAGGTTTTGGCCATGTTAACGGTGCAGTACGTGTAAACCCTCTGTTGATTGACGATTGCAGCAAGCTTGACCCGAACGGGAAAGTTGTTACCTATTGCTATACCGGACAAACTTCGGCAGTTCTTACTGCATACCTTAATGTTTTAGGTTTTGATGCTTATAGCCTTACTTTCGGAATGAACGGAATGAGTCATACAAATTCTTTTTGGGAAGCAGGTGGCGTAACAAATCACTGGGGATACGATTCAAATCCAAAGAGTTTGCCTACCGTACCATCTAATTAG
- a CDS encoding Crp/Fnr family transcriptional regulator codes for MPLTKANKCLGCTCMSAPFKTLSTEELIQINRNRVEINFKKGETIVKEGALAGHIAYVKSGLVKVCRTHSNEELVLALESRGKLLGLHAIFNQNIYNYSVYACEDISVCLHDINAISSFIKSNCNFGSEIMRHLSDEILFSHERMESLALKQLHGRFADILLCLSLRIYKRKSFKIPLSKKDLAGVTRMSQESLSRVIKEFTKDKIIEFKGNQITILDYDKVRHLSQVG; via the coding sequence ATGCCGTTAACAAAAGCTAATAAATGCCTGGGATGCACCTGTATGTCTGCACCTTTTAAAACCCTTTCAACAGAGGAGCTTATCCAGATTAACAGAAACAGGGTAGAAATAAATTTCAAGAAGGGAGAAACTATTGTTAAAGAAGGTGCACTTGCCGGCCATATTGCCTATGTAAAGAGCGGACTGGTAAAGGTTTGCCGTACCCACTCGAACGAAGAACTTGTTTTAGCACTCGAAAGCCGCGGAAAACTTTTGGGCTTGCACGCCATATTTAATCAAAACATATACAATTACTCGGTTTACGCCTGCGAGGATATTAGCGTGTGTTTACACGATATAAATGCTATCTCAAGTTTTATTAAAAGCAATTGCAATTTCGGATCGGAGATTATGCGGCATCTGAGCGATGAAATATTATTTTCTCACGAGCGCATGGAAAGCCTGGCGCTAAAACAATTACACGGGCGCTTTGCCGACATATTACTTTGTTTAAGTCTAAGAATTTACAAACGTAAATCGTTTAAAATTCCACTATCGAAAAAAGACCTGGCCGGAGTTACCCGCATGTCGCAGGAAAGCTTATCGCGGGTGATTAAAGAATTTACAAAAGATAAAATTATCGAATTTAAAGGCAACCAAATCACTATTCTTGATTACGACAAAGTAAGACACTTAAGCCAGGTGGGTTAA
- a CDS encoding Crp/Fnr family transcriptional regulator, protein MNLLTNSCVDCTLKSSAVSVLNTGELCQLEEGCSRTNYDKGELIFKEGGPVQHIIYLREGFVKLVKKGAGARDFILSISKKGSYIGLQNLDDTLKTNYFSAITISPSEVCFIDRQCFTRLLKQNGEFALKVLSTVFNDEMNYFDRLVKNVQQQLPGRFANAIHYFAHEVYGSNSFAVNLTQTEIASLIGTSRESVSRILKEFQDMGIIKLKNNVLTILNEERLEEIRQKG, encoded by the coding sequence ATGAATTTACTAACGAATAGTTGTGTTGATTGTACCCTAAAATCAAGTGCCGTTTCGGTATTAAATACCGGAGAACTGTGTCAGTTAGAAGAGGGATGTTCGAGAACCAATTACGATAAAGGAGAGTTAATTTTTAAAGAAGGAGGCCCGGTGCAACACATTATTTACCTGCGCGAAGGTTTTGTGAAGCTGGTAAAAAAAGGAGCCGGAGCCAGGGATTTTATTCTCAGTATTTCAAAAAAGGGATCGTATATTGGTTTACAAAATCTGGATGATACGTTAAAAACCAATTACTTTTCGGCCATTACTATTAGTCCATCTGAAGTATGTTTTATTGACCGGCAATGTTTTACCCGACTTTTAAAACAAAACGGAGAATTTGCACTAAAGGTATTATCAACAGTTTTTAACGATGAAATGAATTATTTCGATCGGTTGGTAAAAAATGTGCAACAGCAGTTACCCGGTCGGTTTGCAAATGCCATTCACTATTTTGCACATGAAGTATATGGTTCAAACTCATTCGCAGTCAACCTTACCCAAACCGAAATAGCTTCCCTGATTGGCACCTCACGAGAAAGTGTTTCGCGCATTTTAAAAGAGTTTCAGGATATGGGAATAATTAAATTGAAAAACAATGTTTTAACCATTTTAAACGAAGAAAGACTCGAAGAGATTCGTCAAAAAGGTTAA
- a CDS encoding MBL fold metallo-hydrolase: protein MKKIAILLFLLAFVTVSQADEFEKDTFKTAEGDLEITFIGHGTLMMEFNGKVIHIDPVSWYADYSKMPKADLVLVTHEHGDHLDAKSIDAVKKEGTEVVLTKKCTEKYPGTAVLTNGETGTFAGIKIEAVAAYNIKHEREPGKPFHPKGVGNGYVLYFGDKKVYVAGDTENIPEMAELKNIDVAFLPMNLPYTMTPEMVAEATKMFKPKVLYPYHFGDTNTEELLVLLKNHDETEVRLRNLK, encoded by the coding sequence ATGAAAAAAATAGCGATACTTCTATTTCTACTTGCCTTCGTAACCGTCTCGCAAGCTGATGAATTTGAGAAGGATACTTTTAAAACAGCGGAAGGAGATTTGGAAATTACTTTTATTGGACACGGAACACTAATGATGGAATTTAATGGCAAAGTAATTCATATTGATCCTGTTTCGTGGTATGCTGATTATTCGAAGATGCCCAAAGCCGATCTTGTTTTGGTAACACATGAACATGGCGACCACCTTGATGCGAAATCCATTGATGCGGTTAAAAAGGAAGGGACTGAAGTGGTGCTCACAAAAAAATGTACTGAAAAATATCCGGGAACTGCGGTATTGACCAATGGCGAAACAGGAACATTTGCCGGAATTAAAATTGAAGCTGTAGCTGCCTACAATATTAAACACGAGCGCGAACCGGGTAAGCCCTTTCATCCAAAAGGTGTGGGGAATGGTTATGTACTGTATTTTGGCGATAAAAAAGTGTATGTGGCCGGCGATACCGAAAATATTCCTGAAATGGCAGAATTAAAAAATATTGACGTGGCTTTTTTACCCATGAATCTGCCCTACACCATGACCCCTGAAATGGTAGCTGAAGCAACAAAAATGTTTAAGCCTAAAGTGCTTTATCCTTATCACTTTGGAGATACAAATACCGAAGAGTTGCTTGTGTTATTAAAAAACCACGATGAAACGGAGGTACGATTGAGAAACCTTAAATAG